Below is a genomic region from Candidatus Rokuibacteriota bacterium.
AAAATACTAGAAAATTCTCGTAAACATCCAGTGGGCTGCCGAGTTCGGCTTCTTTCGCTTCAATTATTGCCTTGATTCCCTTATCCGGCCGGGCTATATTAGCACTCGCTTCAGGTGAGTGCTAAAATTCCCGTGAAACATCCCAAACCACCCAAAGGAGGGAGCCCAAGATGAAGATTCGTCCGTTGCACGATCGCATCCTTCTCAAGCGCTTGGAGGAACAGGAGGAAGAGCGCCGCGGGGGCATTATCATCCCGGACAGTGCGAAAGAGAAGCCCCAGAGGGGAAAAGTCATCGCGGTGGGCGATGGCAAGATGCTCGAAAACGGCAAGCGGGTCCCCCTGGACGTGAAGGCGGGCGACCAGGTGCTTTTCGGCAAGTACGCGGGGTCCGAGGTCAAGATCGAGGACGAGGAGTACCTGATCCTTCGGGAAGAGGATATTCTCGGAATTCTTGAATAATCATGCGGCCAGGCCGTGAAGCGGCCCGGCAAAATTCCTCACAGGCGAGGAGGAGG
It encodes:
- the groES gene encoding co-chaperone GroES, producing the protein MKIRPLHDRILLKRLEEQEEERRGGIIIPDSAKEKPQRGKVIAVGDGKMLENGKRVPLDVKAGDQVLFGKYAGSEVKIEDEEYLILREEDILGILE